One segment of Asaia bogorensis NBRC 16594 DNA contains the following:
- a CDS encoding glycosyltransferase family 25 protein — protein MNKWLITLARTPERLEAFRRDNPTFADVRVFEAIDGLRLDRAVLIAQKILDPALQYSVGALGCAMSHLTIWTNALQEGQGCTVFEDDAIISESFDEKSTDLLATLPEDWDLVLWGYNTDAHLTFRNAETGFYCTSRFDHENLLKYKEDFRKKSGQSLLFGLLRAHGLIGYSISPGGISKMLAHVLPLRPMQTFYPGLEKNKENTGIDDMMAACYDKMQAWVAFPPLVLAKNDVANSTVQTQR, from the coding sequence ATGAACAAATGGCTTATCACACTCGCACGCACGCCTGAACGACTGGAGGCCTTTCGCCGCGACAATCCTACCTTCGCAGATGTACGGGTTTTTGAGGCAATCGACGGTCTGAGGCTCGATCGCGCAGTGCTTATTGCACAGAAGATCCTGGATCCCGCTTTGCAATACAGCGTTGGAGCGCTTGGCTGCGCCATGTCTCATCTCACGATATGGACGAACGCCCTGCAAGAAGGGCAGGGATGCACAGTTTTCGAAGATGATGCGATCATTAGCGAGAGTTTCGATGAAAAAAGCACTGACCTCTTGGCCACGCTGCCTGAAGATTGGGATCTAGTGTTGTGGGGATACAACACAGATGCCCACCTCACATTTAGAAATGCGGAGACAGGATTTTATTGCACGTCGCGCTTTGATCACGAAAATCTTCTGAAATACAAAGAGGATTTCAGAAAAAAATCGGGGCAGTCATTGCTGTTTGGGTTGCTGCGCGCTCACGGGCTGATTGGTTATTCCATCTCACCCGGCGGTATTTCCAAAATGCTGGCACATGTTCTGCCATTGCGGCCGATGCAGACATTTTATCCTGGTCTGGAGAAGAACAAGGAAAATACTGGCATCGATGATATGATGGCGGCTTGCTACGACAAGATGCAGGCCTGGGTTGCTTTTCCACCTCTCGTTCTTGCCAAGAACGATGTGGCCAATAGCACTGTGCAGACACAACGTTGA
- a CDS encoding MotE family protein, whose translation MTLALAMNVHALASRMGEDDRGTQPENTDTANLTAKLQAPPPKSHNEQPSVSAASANTEGWKTIPVTSEGIRADDDAIPVDAAFLKNDGPAASCIGISCVSGGATDVTDTPTTDQAQAELVKRLLSHQGSIEDERRKLEEQKHVLDSARIVLEEKMRAIDNSMAELAEKQAQHKEMMVAETSRLVKIYEEMPPREAAAVFNIMDIHVLVSIANSMSPRKISAIMGYMFPERVNTVSQYLAGVRNFHLNRSGPDSVAGHAGSVGTLSWLPSVGSEHPPVPKE comes from the coding sequence ATGACACTAGCGCTTGCGATGAATGTGCATGCGCTCGCCAGTCGTATGGGTGAAGATGACCGCGGCACCCAGCCTGAAAACACCGATACAGCAAATCTGACTGCCAAGCTTCAGGCACCACCTCCCAAATCTCATAATGAGCAGCCTTCGGTATCTGCGGCTTCGGCGAACACGGAAGGGTGGAAGACCATCCCTGTGACATCGGAAGGGATCCGGGCTGACGACGATGCAATTCCGGTCGACGCAGCCTTCCTGAAGAACGATGGTCCTGCTGCATCCTGTATCGGCATATCCTGTGTGTCGGGTGGTGCTACGGACGTAACAGATACACCGACCACAGATCAGGCCCAGGCTGAGCTGGTAAAGCGTCTGCTGTCGCACCAGGGATCCATAGAGGATGAACGTCGCAAGCTGGAGGAGCAGAAACACGTTCTGGACTCGGCGCGTATCGTTCTTGAGGAAAAGATGCGCGCCATTGATAATTCGATGGCCGAACTTGCTGAAAAACAGGCACAGCATAAAGAGATGATGGTCGCAGAGACCTCGCGTCTCGTGAAGATCTACGAGGAAATGCCGCCGAGAGAGGCCGCTGCGGTTTTCAACATCATGGATATCCACGTGCTCGTGTCGATTGCAAACAGCATGAGCCCGCGGAAGATATCAGCGATCATGGGATACATGTTTCCCGAGCGGGTCAACACGGTGTCGCAGTATCTGGCTGGTGTACGTAATTTCCACCTTAACCGGAGTGGTCCTGACAGCGTGGCTGGTCATGCGGGTAGTGTGGGCACACTCTCATGGCTCCCAAGTGTAGGCTCAGAGCATCCACCTGTTCCGAAAGAGTAG
- a CDS encoding flagellin, whose translation MSLSINTNASAMVAVQTLNATQTALSNAENTISTGRKVSSAADNAAAYGIAQQMQGNVSGQSAVNDGLSFAAQTVSSTSTAVNQIISVLNSVQNAVTTLGNNQGSPAALDQIGTQITGLLQQIDTIARNATFNGVNLISGSTSDGLGITSSNLSYITGLQGDQTTVTGFNAAIASYMGGSSVAGAPAVSSSFFQSGIAGTSLTDALGLTTGSGTSGANPTTNVFESTGGVLGGNKSVSDMISQVQAAIKAMTFVTSTLGANTNVINNMSTYGSSISDNLTNGIGSLTDADMSAASAKLTSLQTKQSLAIKSLTIANSQSQNILSLFQ comes from the coding sequence ATGAGCCTTTCAATCAACACCAATGCCTCGGCGATGGTCGCCGTTCAGACCCTGAACGCCACCCAGACGGCCCTGAGCAACGCTGAAAACACCATCTCGACCGGCCGCAAGGTCTCGAGCGCTGCCGACAACGCCGCTGCCTACGGCATCGCGCAGCAGATGCAGGGCAACGTCTCTGGCCAGTCCGCTGTGAATGACGGCCTCTCCTTCGCCGCACAGACGGTCAGCTCGACCAGCACCGCCGTCAACCAGATCATCAGCGTGCTCAACAGCGTCCAGAACGCAGTGACCACCCTTGGCAACAACCAGGGCAGCCCGGCCGCTCTCGACCAGATCGGCACGCAGATCACCGGCCTGCTCCAGCAGATCGATACCATCGCACGTAACGCAACCTTCAACGGCGTGAACCTGATCTCGGGCAGCACAAGCGACGGCCTGGGGATCACGTCCAGCAACCTCAGCTACATCACCGGCCTTCAGGGCGACCAGACGACCGTCACAGGCTTCAACGCCGCCATCGCTTCCTACATGGGCGGAAGCAGCGTCGCTGGCGCACCGGCCGTTTCCTCCTCGTTCTTCCAGAGCGGCATCGCCGGCACAAGCCTGACCGACGCACTGGGCCTCACCACGGGCAGCGGCACGAGCGGTGCAAACCCGACCACCAACGTGTTCGAGTCCACAGGTGGCGTACTCGGCGGCAACAAGAGCGTTTCCGACATGATCTCGCAGGTTCAGGCCGCCATCAAGGCCATGACCTTCGTGACCTCCACCCTGGGCGCAAACACCAACGTCATCAACAACATGAGCACCTACGGCTCAAGCATCTCCGACAACCTCACCAACGGTATCGGCTCCCTGACCGACGCAGACATGTCCGCAGCCAGCGCCAAGCTGACCTCGCTTCAGACCAAGCAGTCCCTCGCCATCAAGTCGCTTACCATCGCCAACTCACAGTCACAGAACATCCTCTCTCTCTTCCAGTAA
- a CDS encoding chemotaxis protein CheD has translation MNHFLLPTGEGCDNSTALRFGVNAMEKLINGILTSGGKRDRLLCKAFGGAAIVPSLGKIGQENSLFVVGYLANERISCVAQSLGGTRARRIRFWPATGRAQQNLVEDGRAIGVQEQAYNKKEAAFERKWKTDDKTHVELF, from the coding sequence ATGAACCACTTTCTCCTTCCTACAGGAGAAGGATGCGACAATAGCACAGCCCTTCGTTTTGGGGTGAATGCTATGGAAAAGCTGATAAACGGCATCCTGACTTCTGGCGGCAAGAGAGACCGCCTTTTGTGCAAGGCATTTGGAGGCGCCGCGATCGTGCCTTCCTTAGGCAAGATCGGTCAGGAAAACAGCCTCTTTGTGGTGGGATACCTCGCGAACGAGAGAATATCCTGCGTCGCGCAAAGTCTGGGTGGCACACGGGCGAGACGCATACGCTTTTGGCCAGCCACCGGGCGCGCGCAGCAAAATCTTGTCGAGGACGGCCGCGCAATCGGTGTTCAGGAGCAGGCCTATAACAAGAAAGAAGCCGCTTTCGAAAGAAAGTGGAAAACTGACGACAAGACCCATGTCGAGCTATTTTGA
- a CDS encoding response regulator: MPAASQIRALIVDDQASIRQVLANNLAQLGFTQVAQRKDGKEALEYLGQNPTHLVISDFNMPVMDGLALLRAVRENPKTQKTAFVILTSEASRDLVQEAIKAGVNNFLAKPYTVAKLREVLEKVFGPIT; this comes from the coding sequence ATGCCCGCAGCCTCTCAAATTCGAGCTCTGATTGTCGATGACCAGGCTTCTATCCGTCAGGTTCTAGCCAACAATCTTGCCCAGCTTGGTTTCACGCAAGTGGCCCAGCGCAAGGACGGCAAGGAGGCACTTGAGTATCTGGGGCAGAATCCTACCCACCTGGTGATCTCAGATTTCAACATGCCTGTCATGGACGGCCTCGCATTGCTTCGCGCAGTGCGAGAAAATCCCAAGACACAGAAAACAGCTTTTGTCATTCTCACGAGCGAAGCGAGTCGTGATCTCGTACAAGAGGCAATCAAAGCGGGCGTGAACAATTTCCTCGCAAAGCCCTATACCGTCGCCAAGCTACGCGAAGTACTGGAGAAGGTCTTCGGACCTATCACCTGA
- a CDS encoding flagellar biosynthesis regulator FlaF translates to MNAMHPGLRAYKAVAETSLSGREAEVVAFTMMIEELQNAEADASLRAKALDRHQKLWSLIMKANIIDSGHTPDDERALIVNLADKAQKYGIQAILNEELTLFPLIDISRDVLDGLTGVTG, encoded by the coding sequence ATGAACGCCATGCACCCTGGATTACGTGCCTATAAAGCAGTCGCAGAGACAAGCCTGTCCGGTAGAGAAGCGGAGGTGGTCGCTTTCACGATGATGATCGAAGAGTTGCAAAATGCAGAGGCAGACGCGAGCTTGCGCGCCAAAGCGCTCGACCGACACCAGAAATTATGGTCGCTTATCATGAAGGCGAATATTATTGACAGCGGCCATACACCGGATGATGAACGGGCGTTGATTGTAAACCTTGCGGACAAAGCTCAGAAATACGGGATTCAGGCTATCCTGAACGAGGAGCTGACTCTATTTCCCCTTATTGATATTTCCCGGGATGTGCTTGACGGATTAACAGGAGTGACGGGCTGA
- a CDS encoding protein-glutamate methylesterase/protein-glutamine glutaminase, translating into MKVLVVDDSRTARAMIRHAFQGHPDLLITGEASNPLEAKDMIIKDQPDVITLDIEMPNINGLQFLDKIMRLRPIPVVMVSSLTQRNAELALTALQMGAFDCFPKAMSSAPGVNAYAGLPGIVRQAAKSKPETRAKETKLPASTPERLVWSQDFAVVAIGSSTGGVEALEEVLSGFPPDSPPIVICQHMPAFFTASFAARLDKKIEALSIREAQDREVLRRGDVRIAPGGSHHVTVTLNAQTVTTRLHTGPAVNGHTPSVDVLFDSVTEQVGKAALGIILTGMGQDGAEGLLAMRRSGAWTIAQDKATSVVYGMPRVAAEIGAAAQIVPLNQISHAAMTARVR; encoded by the coding sequence GTGAAAGTACTTGTAGTTGACGACTCCCGGACGGCGCGCGCGATGATACGCCATGCTTTTCAGGGGCATCCTGATCTGCTGATCACAGGCGAAGCCTCCAATCCCCTCGAAGCCAAGGATATGATTATTAAGGACCAGCCTGATGTCATCACGCTTGATATCGAAATGCCGAATATCAACGGATTACAGTTCCTGGACAAGATCATGCGGTTGCGACCGATCCCGGTCGTCATGGTCTCGAGCCTGACACAGCGGAATGCCGAACTGGCACTTACTGCCTTGCAGATGGGTGCCTTCGACTGTTTTCCCAAGGCAATGTCATCCGCACCCGGAGTCAACGCCTATGCCGGCCTGCCAGGGATCGTCCGCCAGGCGGCAAAGTCCAAGCCGGAAACACGCGCCAAAGAGACGAAGCTGCCAGCATCGACACCTGAGCGCCTTGTCTGGTCTCAGGATTTTGCCGTTGTCGCCATAGGCTCATCGACCGGAGGCGTCGAGGCGCTTGAGGAGGTCTTGAGCGGGTTCCCTCCTGACAGCCCACCCATTGTCATATGTCAGCATATGCCAGCATTTTTCACAGCAAGTTTCGCTGCCCGTCTCGATAAGAAAATAGAGGCGCTATCGATACGCGAAGCGCAGGATCGCGAAGTCCTGCGAAGGGGCGATGTCCGAATTGCGCCCGGTGGCTCTCATCATGTGACGGTTACCCTCAACGCTCAAACCGTCACAACACGACTGCATACGGGTCCCGCCGTCAACGGACATACTCCATCTGTCGACGTGCTGTTCGACTCGGTTACGGAACAGGTGGGCAAGGCGGCGCTCGGCATCATTCTGACAGGTATGGGGCAGGATGGTGCAGAAGGGTTGCTAGCGATGCGCCGTTCAGGGGCATGGACAATTGCGCAGGACAAAGCGACCTCGGTGGTGTACGGAATGCCCCGCGTCGCTGCTGAAATCGGGGCAGCGGCGCAGATCGTGCCGCTCAATCAGATCAGCCACGCCGCGATGACCGCTCGGGTACGTTAA
- a CDS encoding glycosyltransferase codes for MVLRVISKADAETLRKFRKRNPAADNLEVVPSFDVLALDRSYMVENGLLDVNIRASDDQVAEIFSHVIQWSQCVADGVPRTIFSDKSSIPDNFEELANALLQTLPEDWDLIVWGVDYNGLMIVKMPSQMGDCILKCDDHPSTGPTGPLGERKTPALLLKLSAIEGMSGYTVSPRGASILMNSLPIREYSYRSKLAGREMRGVSLSTLFSSLIEHGAMAAHVSFPPLVVGRLPEDVFKSVGAVDESFDYAYINVRQLFDDCLSKSACRPICSNEAEAFPKLIHFVETTPEKVVFDDVNYFSEKKPPGIRPFGFSHYMAVLSAATHHPGFRIVLWCIAEREGPYWEAVKHIADIVIVPAPQRIFGNPVMHPAHQSDIIRMSVLRAYGGIYLDLDTITLKSLEPLFSATQTVMARELISTDPRVEAESLGNSVILSPPDAPFMAAWWDSYKHFDSRYWAHSSTKMPHLLNAARPGLGAILAPEAFFVPSWDRAGLSSLFEQAVAFPDAYVFHLWESMSWPVLKEIDEANIWSRFDTYSLACRAILSKGHIEHLAELRDRCAAFPLVSTGDHGLQSVFQQIYRNNDWGSSGKVYSGVGSDPDKCSDYINFICHYIIRNKFRTVLDIGCGDFRVGAEIARRCPDTMFVAMDLVYEVIAVNKRTYSNLTNVHFGVINLVEQVPVADGDLVIVKDVLQHLSNQSIIKAISNISRYREIILVNYMLPDYPVINEDKVDGKHIRGGRLDFSLAPFGFTTETLARLIIKGSPGLTEVVRYRPATG; via the coding sequence ATGGTTCTTCGCGTGATCTCCAAAGCAGATGCTGAAACACTGAGAAAGTTCAGAAAAAGAAATCCTGCGGCTGACAATCTGGAAGTGGTACCGTCATTTGACGTGCTCGCACTCGATCGCAGTTATATGGTGGAGAACGGCCTTCTGGATGTTAATATCCGGGCGTCGGACGATCAGGTGGCCGAAATCTTTTCCCATGTCATTCAGTGGAGTCAGTGTGTTGCTGACGGTGTGCCGCGCACAATCTTCAGCGATAAATCATCGATACCAGATAATTTTGAGGAACTGGCGAACGCGCTCTTGCAGACGCTTCCCGAGGATTGGGACCTGATTGTTTGGGGCGTTGATTACAACGGCCTGATGATTGTCAAAATGCCCAGTCAGATGGGTGACTGTATCCTCAAATGTGACGACCATCCATCAACCGGCCCTACAGGTCCTCTGGGAGAGCGTAAAACCCCTGCGTTGCTCTTGAAACTGAGCGCGATCGAGGGAATGTCCGGATATACGGTTTCGCCACGTGGCGCATCGATCCTGATGAATTCGCTGCCAATCCGAGAATATAGCTACAGAAGCAAGCTGGCGGGGCGCGAGATGAGGGGCGTCTCTCTTAGCACCCTCTTTTCGAGTTTGATCGAACATGGTGCTATGGCTGCGCATGTCTCATTCCCCCCGCTGGTTGTTGGCCGGCTACCAGAAGACGTTTTCAAGTCTGTTGGAGCTGTCGATGAGTCATTTGACTATGCGTATATCAATGTCAGGCAGCTTTTCGATGATTGCCTGAGCAAAAGTGCATGTCGTCCTATCTGTTCGAATGAAGCTGAAGCTTTTCCCAAGCTCATTCATTTTGTCGAGACCACCCCTGAAAAAGTCGTCTTTGATGACGTGAATTACTTCTCCGAGAAAAAGCCGCCTGGTATCAGGCCTTTCGGCTTCAGTCATTATATGGCTGTGCTTTCCGCAGCGACTCATCATCCGGGGTTCAGGATTGTCCTCTGGTGCATCGCCGAACGTGAAGGGCCCTATTGGGAGGCAGTAAAGCATATAGCGGATATTGTGATCGTACCTGCGCCGCAGCGTATTTTTGGTAATCCGGTCATGCATCCTGCTCATCAGTCAGATATCATCAGAATGAGTGTCTTGCGGGCATACGGTGGAATTTATCTCGACCTGGATACGATCACCCTCAAAAGTCTGGAACCCCTCTTCTCCGCGACGCAAACTGTTATGGCTCGCGAGCTCATCTCAACAGATCCAAGGGTGGAAGCCGAAAGTCTGGGCAATTCAGTTATACTCTCCCCACCAGACGCCCCGTTCATGGCTGCATGGTGGGACAGCTACAAGCATTTCGACTCCCGGTACTGGGCGCATTCTTCGACAAAGATGCCCCACCTTCTGAATGCAGCGCGACCTGGTCTGGGGGCCATTCTTGCTCCGGAAGCTTTCTTTGTACCTTCCTGGGACCGAGCAGGGCTTTCCTCGCTTTTCGAGCAGGCTGTCGCTTTTCCGGACGCATACGTTTTCCATCTGTGGGAAAGTATGTCGTGGCCAGTCCTCAAAGAAATAGACGAAGCCAATATCTGGTCGCGGTTTGATACCTATTCGCTCGCCTGCCGTGCGATTCTTAGCAAGGGCCATATCGAACACCTTGCTGAGCTACGCGATAGGTGCGCTGCATTCCCTCTCGTATCGACGGGAGATCATGGATTGCAATCTGTATTTCAGCAGATTTACAGAAACAATGATTGGGGAAGTTCCGGTAAAGTATATTCGGGGGTTGGGTCAGATCCTGATAAATGTAGTGATTATATAAACTTTATATGTCACTATATTATACGCAATAAATTCCGGACAGTGCTAGATATTGGCTGTGGAGATTTCCGAGTGGGGGCCGAAATCGCACGGCGTTGCCCGGACACAATGTTCGTCGCGATGGATCTTGTGTACGAAGTTATTGCTGTAAATAAACGTACTTACTCCAATCTAACGAATGTGCATTTCGGCGTAATCAATCTTGTCGAGCAGGTTCCCGTTGCTGACGGGGATTTGGTTATCGTGAAAGATGTATTGCAACATCTCTCAAATCAGTCGATCATCAAGGCGATCAGTAATATCTCGCGATACCGAGAAATAATTCTGGTTAATTATATGCTGCCTGACTATCCCGTCATCAACGAAGACAAAGTTGATGGCAAACATATCCGAGGTGGTCGCCTCGATTTTTCACTTGCGCCTTTTGGCTTCACAACCGAAACATTGGCTAGGTTGATAATCAAGGGTTCTCCGGGCCTTACTGAGGTCGTGCGCTATCGTCCGGCAACGGGCTAG